The region CGCCAACGAGTGCAAACACAAAGCCGCTCGGTGTAACAGAACCATCAGTAATATTGGCAATAAAGACCAGTCCGAGTAAGGATAACACAAGCCCTATTTTTAGGCTGTTAGTGATACGCTCTTTTAAAAATACTATGCCCATCAGCACGCTAATAAATACGCTGAATTCCAGTATCAAACTTGCAGTGCCTGCCGATAAACCCGAATGAATTGACATAGACATCATCCCCCACACACCAACACCAAACGTGATGCCATAGAGCGCGATATAGCACCAACGGACATCGGGTTTACGCACAAACAAGATCGCTGGAAAAGCTGCAAAGGTGAAACGTAATCCGGTTAAAATGAAGGGATCTATGTTGTCTACACCTGCTTTAATTACCGAGAAGTTAAATCCCCACAGACAAGTAATTGCGACAATAATGATTAAGTGAATAGGTGATATTGCTCTTCCGTGTATAGGTGCTATTAATTTTCCGTGCATAATTATATACCGTCGTTTTAGTGTGTGACTATTATGTCGTGCTGATAATTAATAAACAGATGCACTTTGTGTTAATTTTTAGGGTACAGTATATTGGGTTGAGTCGGATTAGTTCATAATCATCGTTGGAGAGCATGATGGCAGCACGTTATATCATAATTTCAGATTCTATTATTAGCGATATTGATAACGGTCTATTAGTTGTAGACCAACGCATGCCGTCGTTAAGACAGTTTACTCAGCTACATGAAGTGAGCATGACCACGGCTAATAACTGCTACCAGCGTTTACTCGATTTGGGCTGGTTACATGCAAAGCCGCAAATTGGTTACTTTATTACCCTGCCGCTGAATAAACAAAGTACGCCAGTATATCCACAATTTAATGCCCATATTAGCAAGCCAAAAGCCAGTAAATCCATTGAGCAAGGTTTACGTGGGCCATTTTATACCGCGCAGCTACCTGCTGATTTGTTACCTCAAGATACTTTGAACCGTTGTTTACGCCGCGCCAGTCAGCGAGCGGGGGCTAAGCTGTTTTCTTACCCTGATTATCAAGGGGATATGCGCTTACGCACCGCATTGGCCGATCATTTTTCGCAGCAACATTTTCCGTTGAAAGCGGATAATCTAGTTATCACTAATGGTTGTATTGATGCTGTTCGTAGTGCCATTGAGATTACCACTAAGCCAGGTGATACCATTGCCGTATCATCGCCCTGTTTCAGTGGTCTGTTAAACTTACTGGAGAATATGGGAAGGTTGGTTATTGAGATCCCGTGTTTCAACGCTCAGCTGGATTTAGTACAACTTGAAGCACTACTTCAAGCCAAACGTATAGCTGCTTGTCTATTCAGTGCCAACCATATTAATCCACAAGGTTTTTGTCTGAGTAATCAACAGAAGCAAGGCATTGCCGAACTTGCCGAATATTACCAAGTGCCTGTGATTGAAGATGATATTTACTTGGAATTAAGTTATTCCAATACCACACCGTTACCGATTAAATACTGGGACAAGTCGGGTTGGGTATTGTGGTGTAGCTCAGTATCGAAAACCATTGCCGCGGGGTATCGTTTAGGCTGGTGTGAACCCGGCCGATTTTTTGATGCGTATTTACAACTACGTAATGTGCAGTTTTTTGGGGTGAATAACATCGTCCAGCATACGGTTAGCGAGTTTATTAATACTGGTCAATATGCCAAACACTTGAAGAAGTTAACCACGACCTTGGCATCCCATGCGCGTCAGTATCACAGCGTGCTACGGGAGTTACTGCCTAGCAATACTAAGATCAGCGTTGCCGAAGGCGGTATGGTTATCTGGTTGCAACTGGAAAATATGAACAGTCAAAGCGTACTTAGCGAAGCATTAAAACAAGATGTGCCATTTCGTGCTGGTAGTGAATTTACCACGCTCGAGTATTATCAAAACTGCCTAAGGTTAAACATAGGCTGGACAATTGTGGCAAATGAAAAAGACACGGCTGACAAACAAGCAGAGGCACTGGCGTTAAGAGCAAAGCTTGTTATTTTATGCGGGCTGATTAACGCCAATGTTGTAATAAAGTAAGTTTATGCTTCGTTCAGCACATCTGTTGCTGTGCCGAGATACACTTCAGCCGCCAATAGTATTGATTCATGCAAGGTCGGATGCGCATGTATAGTATGAGCAATATTGTTTGCGGTGAACTTATTGTGTATCGCTAAACACACTTCACCAAATATCTCATCGGCATTGTTACCTATCATGCCACCACCAATTAAGGTGTGGTCATCGCTATTAAAGATCAGCTTGGTTAAACCGTTGGTGTTCACATCTGTATTGGCACGACCGAGAGAACGCCAAGGCAGGTTGATGACCTTATAATTTAACTCACTACTTGCTAATTGCTTTTCTGTCCAGCCTAACCATGTCACGGTCGGGAAGCTGGTGGCCATGAAGGGCTGAGTTAATAAATCATGCTGTGAGTCGTCAGCGTCGGCGATAAATACCGCGTCATAGATGCTATCTGGTAATGGCTTGTTTTTACTGGTGACGGATAGCTGCACTTGGTTATCAATGAAATTAAAAGCGCTGATTTCTGCTTGGGGTTTTATTTTGAAAAGGCGTTTTACATAACGTTGAAAGGTTTTGTTGATATCTTTATCGAGCTCAGGGAAAACCTCATCACCAGTAATGATGATATCAACAGTTGTGCCTAAGGCTTGATAGATAGTGGCTATTTCAATCGCCGCAATACCTGCACCGACAACAGCCAGTTTAGCAGGAATAAAGGGCAGGGCGATGGCTTCATTATAATGCCAAACGAGCTTGTTAGTCGCTAGTTTAAGAACATTATTATCTTGTTTTTTTTCATTTGTTTTAACTACACTATTTTGGCTGCCCACATAACACTGACTATTAAAGTAATATAGACATTCTAGCTGGTCGAGTTTATGTTGGATGGCAGCAAGGTCGATGGTAGGTTCACAGAAGCTAATACCTTGTGCGCTTGCACCTTGAATACTGTGAATCGATTTAGCTATATGTAGCAGGGCGTGAGTTCGGACTATTGTCGTATCGACTTTCTGTGGTTGTGTTATTGCTTTCATAGCAACTCTCGTTAGCACGAATAAAGTAATAATTTAACACATTGGGAGTACCTATTTGTAGGTGTTTTTTTGCTATTTGTTATCCATGTCGCAATATGATTATGCTTTTAGAACTATCAATAATAGATAAGTGTGCTACATAATTAAATTTAAATAGCTTTTAATAAATTTCTTAGAAATTAGGTGATCTAGGCAGTTGATTAACTCAGGTTATCAATGCGAGCTGCCCCCGCATATCTGCAATATGATACCACTTTGAATGTTCCTATTATTTGATTTAAATTAACAATTTAGCGTGTTTGTATAAATGTTTTATTTTTATCTCATTTGAAGGTATTACTCTCACTTTCATCTCAAAAAACCACCTTAAACACTAATAATTAATTAACCAAAGAGTAACATTCTGTTATCAATGTTTTGGAAATGAATGTGAAGTTTTTACTCTAAATATGACTTGCTGTTATGTTTAATTAGTCCTAACATCATATTAATTAGGTATTTTGTGGAAGCCTAATGTTGCCGCTTATTAAAGGATATAATAATGCCTGTATTAGACATTGAAGCAAAAACAATATCAGATAAACAAGTTTTTAATTCAAAGAAAACCAGCAGTAAACCTGAAGCAGTTAGGTTAAACGATGTCGAGAAATTAGTTGATGCCGTACTTGCTGAAGTTGGAAACCATATTGTCTTGGGACTGCCGATAGCAATTGGTAAAGCTATTACGTTTAGCAACGCGTTATATCAACGAGCGAAGGCCGATCCAAGTATCACGTTACAAATTGAAACGGCTATATCGTTGGAGATCCCCCGTGCTAAAACAGATCTTGAAAATAAATTTCTTGCCCCATTTGTAAGTCGCCATTTTAGTGATGTGCAAGAACTAGATTATATGAAAGATATTCGAAACAAAACGTTACCAGATAATATTACGGTTTTTGAATTCTTTTTTAAAGCGGGTAGTTTTATAAACAACGCACAGCAGCTCAATTACACAAGTACCAATTATACTCATGCTGTTCGAGACTTAATAGATAAAGGTGTTAACGTGGTTGCACAAATTGTTGCGGAGCGACAAGTTGATAACGTCACGACATATAGCCTTTGCAGTAACTCAGATTTAGCATTAGATATGATCCCTGTGTTAGAAGAGTTAAAGGCGGCAGAGGGCAGAAAGTTTGTTTGCGTAGGTGAAGTTAATTCTAATATGCCATTTATGCGCAACGATGCTGAAGTCAGTGCTAATACATTTAATTTTATTTTAGAAAGCCAAGAAAAAGACTATGCATTATTTGCTACCCCTGAAGATGCGATTTCAAACGCAGATCATATGATTGGGTTTTATGCGAGTAGTTTGATTAAAGATGGTGGAACACTTCAGCTTGGTATTGGTTCACTTTGTAGTGCACTAAGCTATAGCTTGTTACTCCGTCACCAAAATAATGAACGTTATAATGAAATTTTCAATGATTTAAAAATTGAAGATAAATTTCCTGTCGTGGCTAAAGTCGGCGATAGAAGTATTTTCAGCCAAGGTTTATATGGATGCAGTGAGTTAATGGTCGATGGTTTCATGCATTTGTATCGAGCAGGGATCTTAACTCGTCAAGTCTTCTCCGATGTTTTATTACAATCGTTGCTGAATGACAACGCTATAACGACTGATGTGAACATAAATACACTTACCACATTACTTAAGCATAAAGCCATTTCAACCGAACTAACCACGAAGGATCTCGCTTATCTACAAGAATTAGGGATATTTAAATCGGCAGTTACTTTGTATCAAAACAGGTTATACAGTAATGATGAAAGTTGTATTGCAGATTTGAGTCAAGCAGATGCCCTTTTGTGGATTGAACAGCATTGCCTCGGAGACAAGCTCAAAGGCGGTATTGTTATGCATGGCGCATTCTTTATTGGCCCTAAGGCATTTTATAAAGCACTGAATGAAATGACTGAAGAAGATCATGCTAAGTTCTGTATGACAAGTGTCAAGTATGTGAATGATCTGTACGATCATTTCTTGGGTGATCAAAAAATTAAAGCGATGCAACGTAAAGAAGCTCGTTTTCTAAATTCTGCAATGATGGTGACACTGGATGGTTCAGTCGTATCCGATGGATTAGAAAATGGCCAGGTGGTTAGTGGTGTAGGGGGCCAGTATAATTTTGTGGCCCAATCTCATCAGATGAAAGACGCGCGATCGATTCTTAAATTACGCAGTACGTGTGTAAGAGATGGTAAACTTCAATCCAACGTATTGTTCAACTATGGGCATAATACTATTCCTCGCCAGCTGCGTGATATTGTGATTACTGAATATGGTATTGCCAATCTACGCAGCAAACCCGATCACATTGTTTATACCGAGTTAATTAAAATTTCTGATTCTCGATTCCAGCCGCAATTGCTTCAACAAGCAAAAGACGCTGGCAAAGTGGCTGCTGATTACCAAATTCCCATCGCATTTTGTAATAATTTACCTGAGGCAATCAATGGTATTTGTAACAAGCATAAGCTGCATGGCGTATTCCCTGAGTTCCCACAAGGTTCTAGTTTTACCGATTCTGAATTAAAATTGATGAAAGCCTTAAAATCGTTGAAGAATAAGGGGTCGTCAAGGCACGGAAAGCTTAAGTTATTATTACAAGGTCTTACTGCCACACGGAAAACGGCTGAAATTGAAAAATTGTTAAGTCGTATGGGTCTAACCAACCCGGCTAATTTTTCCGAGCGTATGACCCATAATTTGCTGAGTAAGGAATTAAAAAACAACTAAGTAATAATAGGTAGAAATGTTAAACTGTTCACAATCATTATCAACAGATGAAATTGACTATGAGTAAATCTTTATGGACGCCGATTATCGTTTCAGCTCTGATTGCCGGCAGTGCGGGTAGTTACTATTTATTAAGCGATTATCAGCGTCTAGAAACCCAACAAGCGGTGATAGCGGCAGCACCTTTTGAACAGCTCTCGGCTTCTGAAATAAGTGATAAGCGCATTTCTACACTTCAAGACAAGCTTTATGACGACAAGCAAAATGCCAAACTGTGGTTTCAGCTCGGCAATGCCTACATGTATAACGGTGAATATGATAATGCGTTGTTAGTGTTTGATTATTCAATCCGATTAACCTCAACTCCAGGGGCAATGCATTATTCAGCACAGGCTTCTGCATTGTATTACGCAAGTGGCCAGCATTTAACAGCTGAAGTACAGGCATTGCTTGATCAAGCATTAGCGCTTGAACCGAATAATCAAACGGCCTTAATGATGTTAGCTTCAAATGAGTTTATGAATGTACGGTACCAACAAGCAATTGATCTCTGGGTGCAATTACTCGATTCAGATCAGCAAGGATTAGATAGAGTGTCGATTATTAATTCAATAAACCAAGCGAAACAATTTATTAAATAACGGTCAGTACACTTTATTAAATAGCTATTAGCACACTTTATCAAATAACCATTAGCCAGCTCGTTATTTATGAAACAAAAAAAATGCCGACATCATGTCGGCATTTTTATCATTACGCATTACGCACAGTTAGTGATTAATAAGTCGCTTCACGTTTTTCTGCTTCAGCTTTCCATTTTGGTACAAGTGTTTTCAAGAATTCAGCTTTCTCTTTTTTCATCTTGTCCATATCCATACCAAGCGCTTGTTGTGCAAGTTCTTTGGTTGAGATATCAGGGATCTCGATTGGATCGGTAATGCCTTTCTTAGCCAGTAAACGAATCAACTGAGTTCGCGCGTCTGTAGCACGGTCTAAGGCTGTACCTAATATACGCAAGGCAACTTCAGGTGCATGCATGTGCACACCATGAGAGGCAATAGCATAATCCCAACGCCATTGTGCATGACGGATATTAAGTTGGATCTCATCCATTTCAGCTTGTGTTGCGCCTGCATCCCATGCTGCTTTAGCTTCGAAATGTGCTGCAATGATTTGTTTTTCAGCCAATAGCTTCATTTCAGTCACTTGCTGTTTACGGCTTTTAACCACATCTTGGAGCATTTCTTTGCTTTGTGTATGACAGTTTGCACAGGTATCTTGGAAACGATCAAACGGGTTACCCACTTTATGATCCGTGAACACTGTACCGTCTGCATTTTTAACTTTCGGCATGTGGCAATCAACACACGTCACGTTGTTTTTACCGTGAATACCTTCACGCCATGTTTCATAACCGGGATGTTGTGCTTTTAGCATTGGCGTTTTAGAAACCGCATGCGTCCAGTCTTTAAAGCCAATCTCGTCATAGTACTCTTCCATCTGA is a window of Moritella sp. Urea-trap-13 DNA encoding:
- the nrfA gene encoding ammonia-forming nitrite reductase cytochrome c552 subunit, which codes for MVSVYKTLKPTSGVTALLATLLLSMSTSVFAADQVTEKLEPRNEKFQQAHPDQYKTWKATSESKELEDALQGDPNMVIMWAGYGFSKDYNKARGHFYAIDDIRNTLRTGGPTNAKNGPMVMSCWSCKSPDVARFIEENGEDAYFSGKWAKGGAEVVNAIGCADCHDTRSDAFKNGEPALKLTRPHVERAMEAIGKPFAEQGRLDQQAQVCAQCHVEYYFTGPTKAVKFPWDKGTTVDQMEEYYDEIGFKDWTHAVSKTPMLKAQHPGYETWREGIHGKNNVTCVDCHMPKVKNADGTVFTDHKVGNPFDRFQDTCANCHTQSKEMLQDVVKSRKQQVTEMKLLAEKQIIAAHFEAKAAWDAGATQAEMDEIQLNIRHAQWRWDYAIASHGVHMHAPEVALRILGTALDRATDARTQLIRLLAKKGITDPIEIPDISTKELAQQALGMDMDKMKKEKAEFLKTLVPKWKAEAEKREATY
- a CDS encoding PLP-dependent aminotransferase family protein, which translates into the protein MMAARYIIISDSIISDIDNGLLVVDQRMPSLRQFTQLHEVSMTTANNCYQRLLDLGWLHAKPQIGYFITLPLNKQSTPVYPQFNAHISKPKASKSIEQGLRGPFYTAQLPADLLPQDTLNRCLRRASQRAGAKLFSYPDYQGDMRLRTALADHFSQQHFPLKADNLVITNGCIDAVRSAIEITTKPGDTIAVSSPCFSGLLNLLENMGRLVIEIPCFNAQLDLVQLEALLQAKRIAACLFSANHINPQGFCLSNQQKQGIAELAEYYQVPVIEDDIYLELSYSNTTPLPIKYWDKSGWVLWCSSVSKTIAAGYRLGWCEPGRFFDAYLQLRNVQFFGVNNIVQHTVSEFINTGQYAKHLKKLTTTLASHARQYHSVLRELLPSNTKISVAEGGMVIWLQLENMNSQSVLSEALKQDVPFRAGSEFTTLEYYQNCLRLNIGWTIVANEKDTADKQAEALALRAKLVILCGLINANVVIK
- a CDS encoding tetratricopeptide repeat protein, whose protein sequence is MSKSLWTPIIVSALIAGSAGSYYLLSDYQRLETQQAVIAAAPFEQLSASEISDKRISTLQDKLYDDKQNAKLWFQLGNAYMYNGEYDNALLVFDYSIRLTSTPGAMHYSAQASALYYASGQHLTAEVQALLDQALALEPNNQTALMMLASNEFMNVRYQQAIDLWVQLLDSDQQGLDRVSIINSINQAKQFIK
- a CDS encoding EamA family transporter; the encoded protein is MHGKLIAPIHGRAISPIHLIIIVAITCLWGFNFSVIKAGVDNIDPFILTGLRFTFAAFPAILFVRKPDVRWCYIALYGITFGVGVWGMMSMSIHSGLSAGTASLILEFSVFISVLMGIVFLKERITNSLKIGLVLSLLGLVFIANITDGSVTPSGFVFALVGAISLSSISLLVKKVGIKDMFAFVAWSCAFAPLPLFAMAYLVNDVSLYDELTTLNSTALASVLFQAYPTTLLGYWVWNKMLSQYPLSIMSPFKLLVPIFALLGSVIFYDEQLEINKIIAFSLIMAGVVVPLIVPLIAPLVMPFIAPLLKPFIKSTQLKIK
- a CDS encoding acetyl-CoA hydrolase/transferase C-terminal domain-containing protein; protein product: MPVLDIEAKTISDKQVFNSKKTSSKPEAVRLNDVEKLVDAVLAEVGNHIVLGLPIAIGKAITFSNALYQRAKADPSITLQIETAISLEIPRAKTDLENKFLAPFVSRHFSDVQELDYMKDIRNKTLPDNITVFEFFFKAGSFINNAQQLNYTSTNYTHAVRDLIDKGVNVVAQIVAERQVDNVTTYSLCSNSDLALDMIPVLEELKAAEGRKFVCVGEVNSNMPFMRNDAEVSANTFNFILESQEKDYALFATPEDAISNADHMIGFYASSLIKDGGTLQLGIGSLCSALSYSLLLRHQNNERYNEIFNDLKIEDKFPVVAKVGDRSIFSQGLYGCSELMVDGFMHLYRAGILTRQVFSDVLLQSLLNDNAITTDVNINTLTTLLKHKAISTELTTKDLAYLQELGIFKSAVTLYQNRLYSNDESCIADLSQADALLWIEQHCLGDKLKGGIVMHGAFFIGPKAFYKALNEMTEEDHAKFCMTSVKYVNDLYDHFLGDQKIKAMQRKEARFLNSAMMVTLDGSVVSDGLENGQVVSGVGGQYNFVAQSHQMKDARSILKLRSTCVRDGKLQSNVLFNYGHNTIPRQLRDIVITEYGIANLRSKPDHIVYTELIKISDSRFQPQLLQQAKDAGKVAADYQIPIAFCNNLPEAINGICNKHKLHGVFPEFPQGSSFTDSELKLMKALKSLKNKGSSRHGKLKLLLQGLTATRKTAEIEKLLSRMGLTNPANFSERMTHNLLSKELKNN
- a CDS encoding NAD-binding protein, which encodes MKAITQPQKVDTTIVRTHALLHIAKSIHSIQGASAQGISFCEPTIDLAAIQHKLDQLECLYYFNSQCYVGSQNSVVKTNEKKQDNNVLKLATNKLVWHYNEAIALPFIPAKLAVVGAGIAAIEIATIYQALGTTVDIIITGDEVFPELDKDINKTFQRYVKRLFKIKPQAEISAFNFIDNQVQLSVTSKNKPLPDSIYDAVFIADADDSQHDLLTQPFMATSFPTVTWLGWTEKQLASSELNYKVINLPWRSLGRANTDVNTNGLTKLIFNSDDHTLIGGGMIGNNADEIFGEVCLAIHNKFTANNIAHTIHAHPTLHESILLAAEVYLGTATDVLNEA